The nucleotide sequence CGCCCCGGCATGCTCGAGCTTGTGCACGAGCTTTCGGCTTTGCAGGTCCCATATGAAAATGGATATCGTTAGGTCGGACGCAGCCAAAAAACGACCGTCGGGCGAAAAAGCGACGTTCACGATAGGTTCACTTGCCGCCGCGAGCGCATACGACCGAGCGCCCGCTACGGCATCCCACACCAGCACTTCATTGCCGCGTTTCCCTCCACCACCCGAGGCCAATCGTTTCCCATCCGGCGAAAACGCGACCGTTCGCACGTCGTCGTCTGCGACCAGAGGATTCCCACCGTAATGCGCAAGCTCGGGCAATACACCACAAATCGAGCTCTCAGGCGCTGCGGGCATCGCCGAAGGCTCGGTCGACTTGGCCGCCGTCGAGGACGAATGGGTGTGGTCTACCGATTTCGTCGCACAGGACGCGATGCATACGAGCATGGGGAGGAGCAGCGCGGCATTCACGGCATACATCAAAGCACATTTTAGGAAAAGTACGTAGGCATTTCGTCGCCCTGGCTTTCGGGCGCTCGTGACAGGTGCCACTCGTCGCGCAGCCGCTCGTGCTTGGGTTTGTCCGCGCGTACTTGCGTCGTCCGTGCCTTATCCGCGTCCCTGAGGGCGCGGGCCTGCAACGCTATTTCGGAACTGCCCGCCCATTGCGAAGGAAATTCCGCTCTGAAGCGTGCCGCGGGTCACGACGCCGCCCAGGTTGGCCTGGATATGGATCAATGTCTGGGCCACGTCTCGACGGATCCCCGTAAAAATCACCTCCGCGCCGAGGAGCTGGACCCCTCGCGCAGCCTGCACGAGCGCGTCGGCGACCTGCGAGTCGACCACCGAAATGCCCGTCAGGTCGAGGATGACCGTCCGTGCGCTGCGCTCCGAAATGCCTCGAAGCAGCGTGTCCATGACCTGCACCATGCGCTGAGAATCGAGCGTGCCGATGAGCGGCATCACGACGATGCCGTCGGTAATGGGGATGAGCGGCGTCGACAGCTCCGCCAGCGCCGCGTTCTGCGCCTCGATGACCGCTTGCCGCCGCGCATTCTCCGCGGCCTCCTCCTCCATCCGCTTACGATCGGTGACGTCGCGCGCCACGATGACGACGAGGTCGCCCGTCATCGGCGAGATATTGGCAAAAAACCACGTATCGCTGCCATTGATCGGGAGGCTGTACTCCATTGTGACCAGCCCCTGCGAACGCAAACATGCCTCGATCTTGGAAAGGAAAAAATCCGCCGCCTCGGCCGGCATGACCTCGTGCAACCTCTTGCCGACCAGCTCATCGCTGGGCTTGTACAGCTTATTCGGCGCGGTCGGCGCAATCCTCACATAACGACCCGTCGAGTCCATGACGAGCACCACGTCCGTCATTGCCGACAGGACGGCCCGCATTTCAGTTTCGGAAGCGCGGGATGCCGCGAGCTCGGCTTCGGCTCGCTTCAATGAATGTTCGAGCGCGAAAATACGAGCGCGAAGGGTCTCTGTGTCAATCGATTGACGAGGTGTGGAGCCGTCCATGGATTGTCTGCTCTCGATTTGGAGTTGCCCAGTTATAGATCAACGTTGCAGGCAAAAACAAGTCGATTTTGGTAATGGACCAACCGCATTCTTGAAATAATCAACGCGTTATTCATTATTTCCGTCATTGATTTGACGGTTCATCGTGGAGGCGCAGCGCGTCAATGATCTCGGGCCGCCCCCGTCGATAATCCGCCTTGCGGCGATTCGCGATCGGGGATGCTCGGTGCGTGGGTCTTCGTGCCCAATGAGGTGCAGAACCTGAACATCGTCGACGATACCGGGGATCGCGTCGAGCGGGTG is from Polyangiaceae bacterium and encodes:
- a CDS encoding PAS domain-containing protein, with protein sequence MDGSTPRQSIDTETLRARIFALEHSLKRAEAELAASRASETEMRAVLSAMTDVVLVMDSTGRYVRIAPTAPNKLYKPSDELVGKRLHEVMPAEAADFFLSKIEACLRSQGLVTMEYSLPINGSDTWFFANISPMTGDLVVIVARDVTDRKRMEEEAAENARRQAVIEAQNAALAELSTPLIPITDGIVVMPLIGTLDSQRMVQVMDTLLRGISERSARTVILDLTGISVVDSQVADALVQAARGVQLLGAEVIFTGIRRDVAQTLIHIQANLGGVVTRGTLQSGISFAMGGQFRNSVAGPRPQGRG